The proteins below are encoded in one region of Paraburkholderia phenazinium:
- the glnK gene encoding P-II family nitrogen regulator, giving the protein MKRITAVIKPFKLDEVREALAEVGLTGLTVTEVKGFGRQKGHTELYRGAEYVVDFLPKVKIEVVVANDQCDQVIDAIIGAARTGKIGDGKIFVAEVERVIRIRTGEENEAAV; this is encoded by the coding sequence ATGAAGCGCATCACTGCAGTCATCAAACCGTTCAAGCTCGACGAAGTCCGCGAAGCACTTGCCGAAGTCGGTCTCACTGGCCTGACGGTGACCGAAGTCAAAGGCTTCGGGCGCCAGAAGGGTCACACGGAACTGTATCGCGGCGCCGAATACGTGGTCGACTTCCTGCCCAAAGTGAAGATCGAAGTGGTGGTGGCGAACGACCAGTGCGATCAGGTGATCGACGCGATCATCGGCGCGGCGCGCACTGGCAAGATCGGCGACGGCAAGATCTTCGTGGCCGAGGTGGAGCGGGTCATCCGCATTCGCACCGGTGAGGAAAACGAAGCAGCAGTCTGA
- a CDS encoding phosphoribosyltransferase family protein, with the protein MTHPLFVWTDDKVLKQHPSYQSAKAGDADAAIALVSDIAGPLLRDVISRMDAGTLPVDVIFVAPHAREARGDNAIPQVLATMLAIAGGVVDEDIVQTTKVYHTGADPMERLNARASFHGVVFRGSDYVLVDDVMTLGGTLCDLADHIRRGGGNVVAAAVLVSASRS; encoded by the coding sequence GTGACGCATCCGCTTTTTGTCTGGACTGACGACAAAGTACTGAAGCAGCATCCGTCTTATCAGAGTGCAAAAGCCGGTGATGCGGACGCGGCAATTGCTCTTGTTTCCGATATCGCAGGCCCGCTATTGCGGGATGTCATATCCCGTATGGATGCTGGAACGCTGCCAGTCGACGTGATCTTTGTGGCTCCGCATGCGCGAGAAGCCAGGGGCGACAACGCGATACCGCAGGTTCTCGCTACGATGCTAGCCATCGCCGGCGGCGTAGTGGATGAGGACATTGTGCAGACAACGAAGGTCTATCACACCGGGGCGGATCCGATGGAGCGCCTGAACGCACGCGCCTCGTTTCACGGCGTCGTGTTTCGGGGAAGTGACTACGTTCTGGTCGACGACGTCATGACGCTTGGCGGAACGCTTTGCGATCTTGCAGACCATATACGGCGTGGTGGCGGGAACGTCGTCGCGGCGGCCGTCCTGGTCAGCGCTAGTCGGTCGTAG
- a CDS encoding aldehyde dehydrogenase family protein produces MEEAKHFIGSEWVAPAGGETIPVLDPSDGQPFTQLARGSAADIDAAVQAARKAFDGAWGATSAADRGRVLYRLSTLVAANHEELAQLEARDTGKPLRQARADATALARYFEFYAGAADKLHGETLPYQNGYTVFTVREPHGVTGHIVPWNYPMQIFGRSVGAALATGNACVVKPAEDACLSVLRVAELAAEAGLPAGALNIVTGYGHEAGAALARHAGIDHISFTGSPQTGKAVTQMAAENHVPVTLELGGKSPQIVFADADLHAAVPVLVSAIVQNAGQTCSAGSRVLIERAIYEPLLDKLATAFNALRVGPSHADLDCGPLISAKQQRRVWDFLDDAQHDGIPMAAHGEVIHEAPETGFYQAPTLLRDVPPAHRLAREEVFGPVLAAMAFTDEDEAVALANGTLYGLVAGIWTRDGGRQLRLARRVRSGQVFINNYGAGGGVELPFGGVKHSGHGREKGFEALYGFTVLKTVAIRHG; encoded by the coding sequence ATGGAAGAAGCCAAACACTTCATCGGCAGCGAATGGGTCGCCCCTGCCGGCGGCGAGACGATTCCTGTGCTCGATCCCTCGGACGGACAGCCGTTCACGCAGTTAGCCCGTGGCAGCGCCGCGGATATCGATGCCGCCGTGCAGGCCGCGCGCAAAGCCTTCGATGGCGCATGGGGCGCCACCAGCGCAGCCGACCGGGGACGGGTGCTGTACCGGCTATCCACGCTGGTGGCCGCGAATCACGAAGAGCTCGCGCAACTCGAAGCGCGCGACACCGGCAAACCATTGCGCCAGGCGCGCGCAGACGCGACAGCACTGGCCCGCTACTTCGAGTTTTACGCGGGCGCCGCCGACAAGCTGCACGGCGAGACACTTCCCTATCAGAACGGCTACACGGTTTTCACGGTGCGCGAACCGCACGGTGTGACCGGCCACATCGTGCCGTGGAATTACCCGATGCAGATTTTCGGCCGCAGCGTCGGCGCGGCGCTCGCGACAGGCAACGCGTGCGTCGTCAAGCCCGCTGAGGACGCTTGCCTGTCGGTGCTACGCGTCGCCGAGCTGGCTGCCGAAGCCGGCTTGCCGGCCGGCGCGCTAAATATCGTCACGGGCTACGGCCACGAGGCGGGCGCCGCGCTCGCGCGCCACGCCGGGATCGACCACATCTCGTTTACCGGCTCGCCGCAGACAGGCAAGGCCGTCACGCAGATGGCCGCGGAAAACCACGTGCCCGTCACCTTGGAACTGGGCGGCAAGTCACCGCAAATCGTGTTCGCCGATGCCGATCTCCACGCCGCGGTCCCTGTGCTGGTGTCCGCTATCGTGCAGAACGCTGGGCAGACCTGTTCGGCGGGCAGCCGCGTGCTGATCGAGCGGGCCATTTACGAGCCGTTGCTCGATAAGCTCGCCACGGCGTTCAATGCGCTCCGTGTCGGGCCCTCGCATGCGGACCTCGACTGTGGACCGCTCATCAGCGCGAAGCAACAGCGGCGCGTATGGGATTTTCTCGACGATGCGCAGCACGACGGTATTCCGATGGCAGCGCACGGCGAGGTGATTCACGAGGCGCCGGAAACCGGCTTCTATCAGGCACCGACCCTGCTGCGCGATGTGCCTCCGGCCCATCGTCTGGCACGCGAAGAAGTGTTCGGACCCGTGCTGGCCGCGATGGCCTTCACCGACGAAGACGAAGCCGTGGCACTCGCGAACGGCACGCTGTACGGACTCGTCGCCGGCATCTGGACGCGCGACGGCGGGCGCCAGTTACGGCTCGCGAGGCGTGTGCGCTCGGGCCAGGTGTTTATCAACAACTATGGCGCGGGAGGCGGCGTCGAATTGCCGTTTGGCGGCGTCAAGCATTCGGGGCATGGCCGCGAAAAAGGGTTTGAAGCGCTGTACGGTTTTACAGTGCTGAAGACGGTCGCGATCCGGCACGGCTAG
- a CDS encoding GNAT family N-acetyltransferase: MNQQRFDYRTGILASPSEVDPAEWNALLAQQAQPTPFLRHEFLSALHTSRSAVDETGWGTQFVTLTDPRTGRLAAAAPVYLKGHSYGEYVFDWAWADAYKRNGLDYYPKLLCAVPFTPVQGNRLLSVDAHALRHLAATLMAFAEQADVSSLHVLFPTATEAETLTGLGMMQREGVQFHWLNNGYRDFEEFLATLEQKKRKNIRAERRKVREAGITMRRVRGEDATDADWRFFSKCYRQTYREHFSSPYLNLEFFRTIGATMPENLLLVIAEYDGKPIASSLVVYQRDEKTGGTLYGRYWGALEHVPCLHFETAYYQPLEFCIEEKLAVFEGGAQGEHKMARGFLPTVTRSTHWLAHPAFSDAVARFLDNETNSIHAYVDELRDHNPFKS, encoded by the coding sequence TTGAACCAGCAACGTTTTGATTATCGCACGGGCATTCTGGCCTCGCCCTCCGAGGTGGACCCCGCCGAGTGGAACGCCCTCCTCGCCCAGCAGGCACAACCCACGCCGTTTCTGCGGCATGAGTTCCTGAGCGCGCTGCATACGAGCCGCTCTGCCGTGGACGAGACCGGGTGGGGTACGCAGTTCGTCACGCTGACCGACCCGCGCACGGGACGGCTCGCGGCCGCCGCGCCTGTGTATCTGAAGGGGCACTCGTACGGCGAGTACGTGTTCGATTGGGCATGGGCCGACGCCTACAAGCGCAACGGCCTCGACTACTATCCGAAGCTCCTGTGCGCCGTGCCGTTCACGCCTGTGCAGGGCAACCGGCTGCTGTCCGTGGATGCGCACGCACTGCGCCACCTGGCGGCCACGCTGATGGCGTTTGCCGAACAGGCGGACGTGTCGTCGCTGCACGTGCTGTTTCCTACCGCAACCGAAGCCGAAACGCTGACCGGCCTCGGCATGATGCAGCGCGAAGGCGTGCAGTTTCACTGGCTCAACAACGGCTACCGCGACTTCGAGGAATTCCTCGCGACGCTCGAGCAGAAGAAGCGCAAGAACATTCGCGCCGAGCGCCGCAAGGTGCGTGAGGCGGGCATCACGATGCGTCGGGTGCGCGGCGAAGATGCTACGGATGCCGACTGGCGGTTTTTCTCAAAGTGCTACCGGCAGACTTACCGCGAGCACTTTTCGAGTCCATATCTGAATCTCGAGTTTTTCCGCACGATTGGCGCGACGATGCCCGAGAACCTGCTGCTGGTGATCGCGGAATACGATGGCAAGCCGATCGCCAGTTCTCTCGTGGTGTATCAGCGCGACGAAAAGACTGGCGGCACGCTGTATGGCCGTTATTGGGGTGCGCTCGAACATGTGCCGTGCCTGCACTTCGAGACCGCTTACTATCAGCCGCTCGAGTTTTGCATCGAAGAGAAACTCGCGGTGTTCGAGGGTGGCGCGCAAGGCGAGCACAAGATGGCGCGCGGTTTCCTGCCTACCGTCACCCGCTCGACGCACTGGCTCGCCCATCCAGCCTTCTCCGATGCCGTGGCGCGCTTTCTCGACAACGAGACGAACAGCATTCACGCATACGTCGATGAGTTGCGTGATCACAACCCGTTCAAGAGCTAG
- a CDS encoding ABC transporter ATP-binding protein, producing the protein MNTKKQKLFVDELHKQYGDNEVLKGVTLRANAGDVISVIGSSGSGKSTMLRCINFLEQPNAGRIFVDGEEVRTQKDKHGALKVSDPKQLQRVRTRLSMVFQHFNLWAHMSVLENIVEAPIRVLGLPRREAEDRARQYLEKVGLAPRLEKQYPSHLSGGQQQRVAIARALAMHPDVMLFDEPTSALDPELVGEVLKVMQTLAEEGRTMIVVTHEMAFARNVSNHVMFLHQGRVEEEGHPDEVFRNTKSERLKQFLSGSLK; encoded by the coding sequence ATGAATACAAAGAAGCAAAAGCTCTTCGTCGACGAGCTGCACAAACAGTACGGCGACAACGAAGTTCTCAAAGGCGTTACGCTGCGCGCCAATGCCGGCGACGTAATCAGCGTGATCGGCTCGTCCGGTTCGGGCAAGAGCACGATGCTGCGCTGCATTAATTTTCTCGAACAGCCCAATGCCGGGCGCATCTTCGTCGACGGCGAAGAGGTCCGCACCCAGAAGGACAAGCACGGCGCGCTGAAAGTCTCGGATCCCAAGCAGTTGCAGCGCGTGCGCACACGGCTCTCCATGGTGTTCCAGCACTTCAACCTGTGGGCGCACATGAGCGTGCTGGAGAACATCGTCGAGGCGCCCATCCGCGTGCTAGGACTGCCGCGCCGCGAGGCCGAGGACCGCGCCCGCCAATATCTGGAAAAGGTAGGTCTGGCGCCGCGGCTGGAAAAGCAGTATCCGTCGCATCTCTCCGGCGGCCAGCAACAGCGTGTTGCGATCGCGCGAGCGCTGGCCATGCATCCCGACGTGATGCTGTTCGACGAGCCGACCTCCGCACTCGATCCGGAACTGGTCGGCGAAGTGCTGAAGGTCATGCAGACGCTCGCCGAAGAAGGCCGCACGATGATCGTCGTCACCCATGAGATGGCGTTCGCCCGCAACGTGTCGAACCATGTGATGTTCTTGCATCAAGGCCGCGTCGAGGAAGAAGGCCATCCGGACGAAGTATTCAGGAACACGAAGAGCGAACGGCTCAAGCAATTCCTCTCCGGCAGCCTCAAATAG
- a CDS encoding SDR family oxidoreductase: MRLRGKTAIVTGGGSGFGEGIAKTYAREGANVVVNDLNGATAERVASEIALAGGKAIAVAGDVTRSDDWTRLREAALEDFGSVQVVVNNAGTTHRNKPILDVSEAEFDRVYAVNVKSIYWSVQAFVPYFREQGGGVFINIASTAGVRPRPGLVWYNGSKGAVIIASKSLAVELGPDRIRVNCVNPVMGETGLLSEFMGVEDTPENRKRFLAGIPLGRLSTPQDIANACLYLASDEAEFITGTCLEVDGGRCV, encoded by the coding sequence ATGCGCTTGAGAGGTAAAACGGCCATCGTCACGGGTGGCGGCTCGGGTTTCGGCGAAGGCATTGCGAAGACCTACGCGCGCGAAGGCGCGAACGTGGTAGTGAACGATCTGAACGGCGCGACAGCCGAGCGCGTCGCGAGCGAAATCGCGCTGGCGGGCGGCAAGGCCATCGCGGTAGCCGGCGACGTCACCCGCAGCGACGACTGGACCCGTCTGCGCGAAGCCGCGCTAGAAGATTTCGGCAGCGTCCAGGTGGTCGTCAACAATGCGGGTACGACCCACCGCAACAAGCCCATCCTCGATGTGAGCGAGGCCGAGTTCGACCGCGTCTATGCGGTCAACGTGAAGAGCATCTATTGGAGCGTGCAGGCGTTCGTGCCGTATTTCCGCGAGCAAGGCGGCGGCGTGTTCATCAACATCGCCTCGACGGCGGGCGTGCGGCCCCGCCCTGGCCTCGTCTGGTACAACGGCAGCAAGGGCGCGGTGATCATCGCCAGCAAGTCGCTCGCCGTCGAACTGGGACCGGACCGTATCCGCGTGAACTGCGTCAACCCGGTAATGGGCGAAACCGGCCTGCTATCCGAGTTCATGGGCGTCGAAGACACGCCCGAGAATCGCAAGCGCTTCCTGGCTGGAATTCCGCTTGGACGCCTGTCGACGCCGCAAGACATCGCCAATGCCTGTCTCTATCTGGCATCGGATGAAGCGGAGTTCATTACCGGCACATGCCTGGAGGTGGACGGCGGGCGTTGTGTGTAG
- a CDS encoding ABC transporter permease, with protein MSLQGYGPLLLNGTWQTVKLAVLSLAFAFVLGLLGAAAKLSKNRVSYSVGTLYTTLVRGVPDLVLMLLLFYSLQIWLNDLTDVLGWDQIDIDPFVAGVAVLGFIYGAYFTETFRGAFLAVPRGQLEAGVAYGMSGWQVFSRIMFPQMMRFALPGIGNNWQVMVKATALVSIIGLADVVKASQDAGKGTLRFFFFTLLAGAIYLVITTVSNFVLMYLEKRYSTGVRKADL; from the coding sequence ATGTCCCTTCAAGGCTATGGCCCGTTGCTTCTCAACGGCACCTGGCAGACTGTCAAGCTGGCGGTGCTGTCGCTGGCATTCGCCTTCGTGCTGGGCCTGCTCGGCGCGGCGGCCAAACTGTCAAAAAACCGTGTCTCATATAGTGTGGGCACGCTTTACACCACCCTCGTGCGCGGCGTGCCCGACCTCGTGCTGATGCTGCTGCTGTTCTATAGCCTGCAGATCTGGCTGAACGACCTGACCGACGTGCTCGGCTGGGACCAGATCGACATCGACCCGTTCGTGGCCGGCGTCGCCGTGCTCGGCTTCATCTACGGCGCGTACTTCACCGAAACCTTCCGCGGCGCCTTTCTCGCCGTGCCTCGCGGCCAGCTCGAAGCGGGTGTCGCCTATGGCATGAGCGGCTGGCAGGTGTTTTCCCGCATCATGTTCCCGCAGATGATGCGCTTTGCGCTGCCTGGCATCGGCAACAACTGGCAGGTGATGGTGAAAGCCACCGCGCTGGTTTCGATCATCGGACTCGCCGACGTCGTGAAGGCTTCGCAGGATGCGGGCAAAGGCACGTTGCGGTTCTTCTTCTTTACCCTGCTTGCCGGGGCTATCTACCTCGTTATCACCACGGTCTCCAACTTCGTGCTGATGTACCTCGAAAAACGCTACTCGACCGGCGTACGGAAGGCGGACCTATGA
- a CDS encoding NAD+ synthase, which translates to MKTRIALAQINVTVGDFAGNVAKVVDAARAAHNDGAKLLVAPELALSGYPPEDLLLRPAFYAASAAALADLAEQLKPFAGLHVVVGHPHRDAAHGHGKANAPIERGVPPVDTFNAASLIVDGKVVGTYLKQELPNSEVFDEKRYFAADPRPLVFELDGVKYGVVICEDVWHAPAAQQAKAAGAQVLLIPNGSPYHLNKEAVRVDILRARIRETGLPMVYVNMVGAQDELVFDGGSFVLDGNGELVAKMAQFEEGNAIVEFDGARPVPTTVAPELSLEAQVYAALVMGVRDYINKNGFPGALIGLSGGVDSALVLAVACDALGAERVRAVMMPSRYTADISTTDAAEMARRVGVRYDEIAIAPMFDAFRTSLAEEFAGRAEDATEENIQARIRGTLLMALSNKFGSIVLTTGNKSEMAVGYCTLYGDMAGGFAVIKDIAKTLVYRLCHYRNAATTFPRQDVIPERILTRAPSAELRENQTDQDSLPPYEVLDAIMRMYMEEDHSLAEIIAAGYAVDDVKRVTRLIKINEYKRRQAPIGIRVTHRAFGRDWRYPITSRYTEPVE; encoded by the coding sequence ATGAAGACCCGAATCGCTCTTGCTCAAATCAATGTCACCGTCGGCGACTTCGCCGGCAACGTCGCGAAAGTCGTCGATGCAGCACGCGCTGCGCACAACGATGGTGCGAAGCTGCTCGTCGCTCCCGAACTTGCGCTTTCCGGCTACCCACCCGAAGACCTGCTGCTGCGCCCGGCCTTCTATGCCGCCAGTGCCGCCGCGCTTGCCGATCTCGCCGAACAACTGAAGCCGTTCGCCGGCCTGCACGTGGTGGTCGGTCATCCGCACCGCGACGCCGCGCACGGCCATGGTAAAGCAAACGCGCCAATCGAGCGCGGCGTGCCGCCAGTCGATACCTTTAACGCGGCCTCGCTGATCGTCGACGGCAAGGTGGTCGGTACTTACCTGAAGCAGGAACTGCCCAACAGCGAAGTGTTCGACGAGAAGCGTTACTTTGCCGCGGACCCTCGGCCGCTCGTGTTCGAACTCGACGGCGTCAAATACGGCGTGGTGATCTGCGAAGACGTCTGGCATGCGCCGGCGGCCCAGCAGGCCAAAGCGGCGGGCGCCCAGGTGCTGCTGATTCCGAACGGCTCGCCGTATCACCTCAACAAGGAAGCCGTGCGGGTCGACATCCTGCGGGCGCGTATCCGCGAGACCGGTTTGCCGATGGTCTACGTGAACATGGTGGGCGCGCAGGACGAACTGGTGTTCGACGGCGGCTCGTTCGTGCTCGACGGCAACGGCGAGCTGGTCGCGAAGATGGCGCAGTTCGAGGAAGGCAACGCGATCGTCGAATTCGATGGCGCGCGCCCTGTGCCCACTACCGTTGCGCCCGAGCTGTCGCTGGAAGCGCAGGTGTATGCGGCGCTCGTGATGGGTGTGCGCGACTACATCAACAAGAACGGCTTTCCGGGGGCGCTCATCGGTCTGTCGGGCGGCGTGGATTCGGCGCTGGTGCTGGCCGTCGCCTGCGACGCGCTCGGCGCCGAGCGGGTGCGCGCCGTGATGATGCCGTCGCGCTACACGGCAGATATCTCGACGACGGATGCCGCCGAGATGGCGCGCCGGGTCGGCGTGCGCTACGACGAGATCGCGATTGCGCCGATGTTCGATGCATTCCGCACATCGCTCGCCGAAGAGTTCGCCGGCCGCGCCGAAGACGCCACCGAGGAAAACATCCAGGCACGGATTCGCGGCACGCTGCTGATGGCGCTGTCGAACAAGTTCGGTTCGATCGTGCTGACCACCGGCAACAAGAGCGAGATGGCGGTGGGCTATTGCACGTTGTACGGCGACATGGCCGGTGGCTTCGCGGTGATCAAGGACATCGCCAAGACGCTGGTCTACCGTCTGTGCCATTACCGCAACGCTGCTACCACATTCCCCAGGCAGGACGTCATCCCGGAGCGGATCCTGACGCGCGCACCCTCCGCTGAACTGCGCGAGAACCAGACCGATCAGGACAGCCTGCCGCCATATGAAGTGCTCGACGCCATCATGCGCATGTATATGGAGGAGGATCACTCGCTGGCCGAGATCATCGCGGCCGGCTATGCGGTGGATGACGTGAAGCGGGTCACGCGCCTCATCAAGATCAACGAATACAAGCGCCGCCAGGCGCCGATCGGCATTCGCGTGACGCATCGCGCGTTCGGCCGCGACTGGCGCTATCCGATCACGTCGCGCTATACCGAACCGGTGGAATAA
- the ppa gene encoding inorganic diphosphatase — protein MSFNHVPAGKDLPQDFNVIIEIPAQSDPVKYEADKDLGLLVVDRFISTGMRYPANYGFIPQTLSGDGDPVDVLVITPFPLLAGSVVRARALGMLQMTDESGVDAKLIAVPHDKVCPMTATLKSIDDVPSYLKDQIKHFFEQYKALEKGKWVKVEGWADVEAAHKEITEGVANYKK, from the coding sequence ATGAGCTTCAATCACGTACCCGCAGGCAAAGACCTTCCGCAAGATTTCAACGTCATCATCGAAATCCCGGCGCAAAGCGATCCGGTGAAGTACGAGGCAGACAAGGATCTGGGCCTGCTCGTCGTCGACCGTTTCATCAGCACGGGTATGCGCTATCCGGCTAACTACGGCTTCATTCCGCAAACGCTGTCGGGCGACGGCGACCCGGTCGACGTGCTGGTGATCACGCCGTTTCCGCTGCTGGCCGGCTCGGTGGTGCGCGCGCGCGCGCTCGGCATGCTGCAGATGACGGACGAATCGGGCGTCGACGCCAAGCTGATCGCCGTGCCGCACGACAAGGTCTGCCCGATGACGGCAACCCTGAAGTCGATTGACGACGTGCCGTCGTACCTGAAAGACCAGATCAAGCACTTCTTCGAGCAATACAAGGCGCTCGAAAAGGGCAAGTGGGTGAAGGTCGAAGGCTGGGCGGATGTCGAAGCCGCCCACAAGGAAATCACGGAAGGCGTGGCGAACTACAAGAAGTAA
- a CDS encoding ABC transporter permease: MIEIIQEYWRNYLYSDGYRFTGLVITLWLLVVSIGLGFCLSIPLAVARVSKKKWLASLVWLYTYVFRGTPLYVQLLLCYTGLYSLEVVRNHELTNAFFRDGMHCTLLAFTLNTCAYTTEIFAGAIKATPYGEIEAARAYGMSPFTLYRRVILPSALRRALPYYSNEVILMLHATTVAFTATVPDILKIARDVNSATYQSFNAFGLAALLYLAISFTLVWLFRRAERRWLAYLRPQGK; encoded by the coding sequence ATGATCGAGATCATTCAGGAATACTGGCGCAACTACCTTTACAGCGACGGCTACCGCTTCACCGGTCTCGTCATTACCCTGTGGCTGCTAGTGGTGTCGATCGGCCTCGGCTTCTGCCTGTCGATTCCGCTGGCGGTCGCGCGGGTGTCGAAGAAGAAATGGCTTGCCAGTCTGGTGTGGCTGTATACGTATGTCTTTCGCGGCACGCCGCTCTACGTGCAGCTGCTGCTCTGCTACACCGGCCTCTATAGCCTTGAAGTAGTACGCAACCACGAGCTGACCAATGCGTTCTTCCGCGACGGCATGCATTGCACGCTGCTCGCCTTCACGCTCAACACCTGCGCGTACACCACCGAAATCTTCGCCGGCGCCATCAAGGCCACCCCGTACGGCGAGATCGAAGCCGCGCGCGCCTACGGCATGTCGCCGTTCACGCTGTACCGGCGCGTGATCCTGCCGTCGGCGCTGCGCCGCGCGCTGCCGTACTACAGCAACGAAGTGATCCTGATGCTGCACGCCACCACGGTCGCCTTCACCGCCACCGTGCCGGACATCCTCAAGATCGCGCGCGACGTGAACTCGGCGACCTATCAGTCGTTCAACGCGTTCGGCCTCGCCGCCCTGCTCTATCTGGCTATCTCTTTCACGCTCGTGTGGCTGTTCCGCCGCGCCGAGCGCCGCTGGCTCGCTTATTTGCGGCCCCAAGGCAAGTAA
- a CDS encoding porin, producing the protein MKKALLAAALMSAGVVAHAQSSVTLYGRLDAGVEYISGLPNANYTGSTSRVRLESGDWGTSLWGMKGVEDIGGGNKVLFQLEGSFSTATGALGSSGSIWNRWATVGVANDQFGTFLLGRELFISNGVWDFDPFGQSNWSSASLVRGRNWPQSSNNISYQSPKFYGFDVYGQYAFSNSTSFNGGNGSAQGREDGLQLTYTNSLFQVRGLYDEIRNNINGSLGDPTAGAPNGPFNYGREYFAGVNVFLGQFKIQAVYQGARTSGETGVPIGTPTTTDQEWGGVTWQATPAAALIAAVYHVNANNGAGNANIYTIGGSYNLSKRTLLDIQIATVRNSKTANFGLDANAAGNGGDSGSGSSVSYNENPTHGHSQSGVYAGIQHSF; encoded by the coding sequence ATGAAGAAAGCATTACTCGCCGCGGCGTTGATGTCGGCCGGTGTAGTTGCTCACGCACAAAGCAGCGTCACGCTGTACGGTCGTCTGGACGCGGGTGTCGAATACATCAGCGGCCTTCCGAATGCCAATTACACGGGTTCCACCTCGCGTGTTCGCCTTGAGAGCGGCGACTGGGGCACGAGCCTGTGGGGTATGAAGGGCGTCGAAGACATCGGTGGCGGCAATAAGGTTCTCTTCCAGTTGGAAGGCTCCTTCAGCACGGCGACCGGCGCACTCGGCTCCTCCGGCTCCATCTGGAATCGCTGGGCGACAGTCGGTGTGGCGAACGACCAGTTCGGTACCTTCCTGCTCGGCCGTGAACTGTTCATCTCCAATGGCGTGTGGGACTTCGACCCGTTCGGTCAATCGAACTGGTCGTCGGCGTCGCTGGTCCGTGGCCGCAACTGGCCGCAGTCGAGCAACAACATTTCGTACCAGTCGCCGAAGTTCTACGGCTTTGACGTGTACGGCCAATACGCCTTCTCGAACTCGACGTCGTTCAACGGCGGCAATGGTTCGGCACAAGGGCGTGAAGACGGTCTGCAGTTGACCTACACGAACTCGCTGTTCCAGGTTCGTGGCCTGTATGACGAAATCCGCAACAACATCAACGGTAGCCTCGGCGATCCGACCGCAGGCGCTCCGAACGGTCCGTTCAACTACGGTCGCGAGTACTTCGCTGGCGTCAACGTGTTCCTCGGCCAGTTCAAGATTCAGGCTGTGTACCAGGGCGCACGTACTTCGGGCGAAACCGGTGTACCTATCGGCACGCCGACGACGACCGACCAGGAATGGGGCGGCGTGACGTGGCAAGCGACGCCGGCAGCAGCGCTGATCGCAGCCGTGTATCACGTCAACGCGAACAACGGTGCAGGCAACGCGAACATCTACACGATTGGTGGTTCGTACAACCTGTCCAAGCGTACGTTGCTCGACATCCAGATCGCTACCGTGCGTAACAGCAAGACGGCTAACTTCGGTCTCGATGCCAACGCAGCAGGCAACGGCGGCGACAGCGGTTCGGGAAGCTCGGTTTCGTACAACGAAAACCCGACTCATGGCCACAGCCAATCGGGCGTGTATGCAGGTATTCAACACTCGTTCTAA